A region of the Methanobrevibacter ruminantium M1 genome:
CTAGTTTCTTCGCCATTAACTCCGCCTATAATGAGTGCGGAACCGAATGGTCTAACACCCCCATTTTGTGTATATAATTGTTTTAAGTCACAGATCTTCTTAGCAAGTCCCCCTACAAGAATAGGTTCGTTGTAAGTGATCTTATTAATCTGAGATTCGATTCTAGCTCTTTCAACCAAAGCTCTTGCATCAGCAACTAATCCGGAAGTGGCTACGCCAATGTGGTCGTCGATTTGGAATATCTTTTCGATTGACTTTGCTTCCACTAATCTGCTGACGGTTCTTTTATCTACAATAAGGACCACGCCGTCTTTTGACTTAAGACCTAAGGAAGTGGTACCTCTTTTTACAGCTTCTCTTGCATATTCTACCTGGAAAAGCCTTCCATCTGGGCTAAATACAGTAATTGCTCTGTCATAACCTGCATTCTGTTGTTGTAAAGGTTGCATCTAATATCACCTATCTTTTTAAAATAATTTTTTTTAAAATTTAAAATCTTTTAAAATATTTTTTTAAATTTAAAATCTTTTAAATATATTAAATATTATAAATTTAATAATTCAACTGTCTTAGGAAAATAACCAATAATCAAGAAACTATTAAAGTGAATATCAGTTTAATCCAATCAATTCATAATACAAAGACATATCTATTTTATTCATTCAAAAAAAGCTTAAAATTAAAACTTCAATTATTTTTCATGACTTAATAAAAAGAATCTGATAAGTTTCAATAATTAATTGATTGTTTAATTGGATACTTTTTGTTATAGTCTACGAATTCATTATCCTAATAAAGAATAATTAAAAATCAATCTTTTCAAATCAAATAATCCATTATATTTTCCATCTACGATTCTAAATTACGGCATTAAAAAAATAAAAGTTTCACCATAATTTATATTTAAACATTCTTTGAATTAATAAAAAATAAACCAAACATTCTGTTATTTGGCAAATATGTTGTATTGATATTTCTGTTCAATAATATATTATTATAAAGTTATTTATAAAGTTAGTGTTTTTATTCTATAATGTTTAAAATAATATTTCTATAGTTCACCATGTTAAACTTAAAAAAGAGATAAAAAATAAGGAAAATATAAAATTATCAAAATATTCAAAAATGACTTAAAACCGTGAAATATTTAATAATTGTGCTTGATTTTTAAAAAAACTTATATAAAATAAGATTTATAATAATAAAATAATAATACTTATATAAAAAATAATTGTTTTGAATGTGTGAAACAAATAATTAATAAATAAATAATAAGTAAACAATTTAATTAAACAAATAAAAGATAATTAAAAGCATATTTATCATCTGAGGCATAATATGAACTTTATGAAAACAAATCTTAAAAAAACAACAATCATATTGGCACTGCTGATGGCCATTTTAATTTTATCGATTGGAGCCATCTCTGCAAATGATTTAACATCAGCAGATTCAAATGTAGATATGAATAATGATTTAAACACAAATTTGGATAGCAATGATATAATCGCCAATTCAAACAGCAATTCAATTGATGCTGAAATTGATGAAGCAAACTATTCAAATCAAAGAGCAGATGCCAAGGAAAAGTTAAAGGAAAGCAATTCATTAATAGAAAACGAAAATACTGAAGGCAATACACAAATAGAAGATGAAAATTCAAGCCCTTCAAATAAAACAGATACATCAATATCAATTGAAACAAACAGCATAGAAAGGGGATCCGATTTAACAATCTATCTAAAGGACATAAATGGAACTGGAATAGCAAATGAAAAGCTATCAATCCAAATAATAAACAAGACCTACACAAGAACAACAGATTCAAAGGGCTCTGCCCTTTTTAAAATAAATCTTGCATCTGGAAAATATCCTATAGCAATATCCTACAATGGCAGCGAAGATTATGAATCATCATCAGATGACTTCAACATAAGCGTTTCCCCTATGAAAACAAAGATCAATATGCTCAGCAATTCCATTGTAAACGGAAGGAAACTAACTATAGAATTGTTGGATAAGAACAACAATCCATTAAAATACAAAAAGATCTCCATTATCCTAAATAAAAAGCTATATAATCTCACCACAGGCAAAGATGGAAAGGTTAGCTTAAACATTAATCTGAATCCTGGAAAATTTCCTATCCAAATAACTTTCAGTGGAGATGCAAACTATCATACAGTATCTAAAAGCTCTGCGATTGATGTATATAAATTAAAAAGCAGCTTTACAGTTCCAAAAACATCAATCATAAAAGGAAAATACTTATATGTCTATTTAAAAGATAGCGAAGGCAAAGCAATCCCATCCGCAAAGGTTGCCTTCAAGATCAATGGAGTAAGCTCCACAAAAACAACAGACAAGAACGGAAGAATCAGCCAAAAGATAGGCCTTAAGGTAGGAAACTATACCGTCCAGCTCAACTATAATGGAGACAAGTCCCATTTGAAAAAAGTCCAAAGCTTTAAGATTCGCTCTTGCAACTCCAAAACAAAATTCACTGTAGCTAATTATACAGTGGTGAGAGGAAAATACCTAAGCGTCTATCTGAAGGATTCAGAAAACGCCAATCTTGCAAATAAGAAAGTGACCTTCACATATCTTAAAAAATCATATACAAAGACAACAGACAGCAATGGAAAAGCCAGCCTAAAGATGACAGAGGCAGGAACAACTACCGTCAATCTTCAATTCAAGGGAACAGGCCCATATCTAAAGTCAAGCGCAAATGTCAAAATCAAGGTACTAAAAAACACAACAGCAGATATCATTGCAAAAAACCAGACAAGACACTTGAACGGCAGTTCCACAATAAGGTATTATGTAAAGCTTACTGACAATAACGGAAATCCAATAGAAAATGAAACAATAGAGCTTAAGGTCAGATGCAATAACATAACAACAGGAAGCGGAAACAAGATTACTAAAAAGACCATCGTATTAAGCTCAGATAACATAATTAACAAGAGCGAAGACAAGAAGCTCCTAAACGAGATGGCAAAGATCCTCAGGGCAAAAGGATATAAGGTAATCGTTTCCGGAATCGGACCTAACTATCATGTAAGCGATGTAAGGGACTATTCCAATGTCTGCGTATTCAGCCTTGTAGGAGGAGTCGACAGCGGAATGTTTGTTGACATGTCACACAGCTACTATAAGAACTACCTTAAAAAATACAAGAACCAGTTCGTATTGGGATGTGTAGCCCCTCCGGTATATCTTAATTTAGGTAATATGACCTGGCTTAAAAGGGCTCATGATGATGACTACAGTCCGAAAAGCTTTAAAGGACTTTATTATCCAGGAAAGTACTTCAATACAGTGACTAAACTGGATTATGTCTATGGTGATGGTGCTGAAGAGCTTGTCAATAATTTCTTAAACTATGCAAAAAAAGGTAAAAGCATAGACCTTGGACAGTCAGTACCTAAGACAACTACAACTTATAAGCTCACTACAGACAAGAATGGAAATGCTTATGTCGATTTGCAAGTAGGCACTTATACCATTTCCTCATCTATATTAGGCAATAATTATAAGGTTGACACCCAAACAAGCAAGGTAAATGTGATTAAGTAGTAAAAGCATTTAAATTAGTTAAAAAAAAGCAAAATAAGTAAAAATTAGTTTAATTATCTTATATTTTCATATAAGATAATTTTTTTCTTTTTTTTAAGATATTTTATCTTTAGCCATTTAAAAAAACAGACATTATTAAATTCTTTTTTTAAAAAAATATAAGTTGTTCTATTTTTAAAAAAAAACATAACATTCTTCTTTTTTAAAGATTATTCGTCAATGAACTTATTAATGCCAGACTTAACAGTTCCAGATATTCCAATCGTATTTATGGATATCTTTTTCTTATTATATCTGTTTAAAGTGGCAAGTGCAGAGCGAACATCATCTTCATAAGATCTTTGACATCTTAAGACTGTCTTATAATTGAATACAGGCTCATTATTATAGATAGTTTCTTCAATAGGATAGTGTCTCATGACCCATAGATTGAAGTTACTTGAATGGTTCTCTCCCCAATATCTAATGCAAGCGTCCCATATATAGTGAACTATATCATCTTTGGAAAGTTTTACTTCAGACTTTACATCCAGAATAAGATAATGGTGATTCTTACGAAGGGTGGGAGGCAGGACCTTAAGCTTCATAATAAATCCTCCTTTTCAAGAGATTCGAACTCAACATCAGTAAATTCATCTTCAGATTCCCCAACAAAAACTTCATCTTCTTCATCATAATCGGAGAAATCATCTTCAGATTCATCACAATCAAAGAAATCATCTTCTTTTTGAGATATTGCTTCATCAAAACATTCAGACTCTTCAAATTTAGGAGTTTTTGAATCAATTTCAGTAAAATCACTTGCTCCTTCAATCACTTTAACTCCCTTAATAACCATGTTCTTTCTTTGGCGGTTAAAGTCAATTATCTCCCTTGGATAGTAATAGAATCCATTATAAATCTCTTTGTCTGAAAATCCTATTGACTTAAAGAAGCCGACTATATCCTTTGTTGAGCGAATGTCATAGATTGATTTGGAATCAGTTGTCAGAATGATAGGAAAATTATATTTCCTATGAAACATCATTATTTCCTTAAAGCTGCTGATTATATTAGCCCTAAACTTCAGGCTGTTCTTTAATACGTCACGGAAGCATAATTCGATAGCCACATTGTTTCGGGCTGCTTCCTTAGCCAATACATGATTCATGCCGGAATCCCTTCTTTTATAATATGGGCGGGACAATACATCCATCCTATGGTTTTCACATACGCTACGGTTTACCTTTAAGTCCCCGCCTAAAGCACTCATATAAGAGCAATTGTTCCTATATTTGTTTACAATCTTTCTTATCTCATTTGAATTGGCATTCTGAATGTTGATTCCCATGGAAATCTCTATGGACTGGCTGTTGTATTTGTTTCTATAGCTGTCTTTCCATTCAAAAAGAGATATTTCCTCAAGCAAATCATCCTTATAGGATAAGGCTTCCTTATAATGGTCTTGGGAATAATTTAAATTAAGATAATCCCATCCGAACTTATAGGCCTCTTTGATTAGAGCCAAATCGTTATTGTAGTCTGTTCCTCTTATGTTCAAGTCATGGAATTTCATAATGATTACCTTTAATTAGTTTTAAAAATAGAAAAAAAATCAGTTAATAATTTTTAAAAAATCAAATTTGTTCATATA
Encoded here:
- a CDS encoding MSCRAMM family protein, with the translated sequence MNFMKTNLKKTTIILALLMAILILSIGAISANDLTSADSNVDMNNDLNTNLDSNDIIANSNSNSIDAEIDEANYSNQRADAKEKLKESNSLIENENTEGNTQIEDENSSPSNKTDTSISIETNSIERGSDLTIYLKDINGTGIANEKLSIQIINKTYTRTTDSKGSALFKINLASGKYPIAISYNGSEDYESSSDDFNISVSPMKTKINMLSNSIVNGRKLTIELLDKNNNPLKYKKISIILNKKLYNLTTGKDGKVSLNINLNPGKFPIQITFSGDANYHTVSKSSAIDVYKLKSSFTVPKTSIIKGKYLYVYLKDSEGKAIPSAKVAFKINGVSSTKTTDKNGRISQKIGLKVGNYTVQLNYNGDKSHLKKVQSFKIRSCNSKTKFTVANYTVVRGKYLSVYLKDSENANLANKKVTFTYLKKSYTKTTDSNGKASLKMTEAGTTTVNLQFKGTGPYLKSSANVKIKVLKNTTADIIAKNQTRHLNGSSTIRYYVKLTDNNGNPIENETIELKVRCNNITTGSGNKITKKTIVLSSDNIINKSEDKKLLNEMAKILRAKGYKVIVSGIGPNYHVSDVRDYSNVCVFSLVGGVDSGMFVDMSHSYYKNYLKKYKNQFVLGCVAPPVYLNLGNMTWLKRAHDDDYSPKSFKGLYYPGKYFNTVTKLDYVYGDGAEELVNNFLNYAKKGKSIDLGQSVPKTTTTYKLTTDKNGNAYVDLQVGTYTISSSILGNNYKVDTQTSKVNVIK
- a CDS encoding Rpp14/Pop5 family protein, with protein sequence MKLKVLPPTLRKNHHYLILDVKSEVKLSKDDIVHYIWDACIRYWGENHSSNFNLWVMRHYPIEETIYNNEPVFNYKTVLRCQRSYEDDVRSALATLNRYNKKKISINTIGISGTVKSGINKFIDE
- the rnp3 gene encoding ribonuclease P protein component 3, with translation MKFHDLNIRGTDYNNDLALIKEAYKFGWDYLNLNYSQDHYKEALSYKDDLLEEISLFEWKDSYRNKYNSQSIEISMGINIQNANSNEIRKIVNKYRNNCSYMSALGGDLKVNRSVCENHRMDVLSRPYYKRRDSGMNHVLAKEAARNNVAIELCFRDVLKNSLKFRANIISSFKEIMMFHRKYNFPIILTTDSKSIYDIRSTKDIVGFFKSIGFSDKEIYNGFYYYPREIIDFNRQRKNMVIKGVKVIEGASDFTEIDSKTPKFEESECFDEAISQKEDDFFDCDESEDDFSDYDEEDEVFVGESEDEFTDVEFESLEKEDLL